The Saxibacter everestensis genome has a window encoding:
- a CDS encoding glutamyl-tRNA reductase, with protein MAFLIVGISHRSAPMSVLEKAALSESQVRELSRAIAEGGYVNGVAVLATCNRLEIIADVSTFHGGLADLGGALVDAIRTEWTTLSEHLYVHYEERAVEHLLTVACGLDSMAVGEAQILGQLRATLSLGQAEGNLSSELGRILQQALRVGKRAHSETGLDRVAQSLLSGALDSAPGWLGDLGAVNALVVGAGAMSSLVVANLSRLGVGRIAIANRSLDGAQRLAATVAGRAVELDRDTLVAEVADADLIVSCTGARGTIIGADSVAAARELRTTRDLRTTRSVQRGDAHARRRQFFVDLALPRDIAPEVGDIDDVRLVGLEELSRIFAAGPHHDAADVTNAIAAVRAIIASETAKLISKRRANSVAPTVIALRGRAKAVRDKEFARLAARLGPDVDARVLDEVRKSMHRLADKLMHTPTVRVKELAAEPGGGSYADALRALFDLSIDATGPLDVLPLPGTVFDSEQLQHLPGNISIQEKS; from the coding sequence ATGGCCTTCCTCATCGTAGGAATCTCGCATCGCTCTGCTCCGATGTCGGTGCTGGAGAAGGCTGCGCTCTCTGAGTCGCAGGTCCGCGAGCTGAGCCGGGCGATCGCCGAAGGTGGCTACGTCAACGGTGTCGCCGTGCTGGCTACCTGTAACCGGTTGGAGATAATTGCCGACGTCAGCACCTTCCACGGCGGTCTCGCCGACCTGGGGGGTGCGCTGGTCGACGCGATCCGCACTGAATGGACGACGCTCAGCGAGCACCTTTATGTGCACTACGAAGAGCGGGCGGTCGAACACCTGCTCACCGTGGCTTGCGGCCTGGACTCGATGGCGGTCGGCGAGGCGCAGATCCTTGGTCAGCTCCGCGCGACTCTTTCGCTGGGACAGGCCGAAGGAAACCTGAGCAGTGAGCTGGGACGCATTCTTCAGCAGGCGCTGCGGGTGGGCAAGCGGGCGCATTCCGAAACTGGCCTGGACCGGGTGGCCCAATCACTGCTGAGCGGCGCGCTCGACTCGGCACCCGGCTGGCTCGGCGATCTGGGCGCGGTGAACGCACTCGTGGTCGGCGCCGGCGCGATGAGCAGCCTTGTGGTTGCGAACCTCAGCAGGCTCGGCGTCGGACGGATCGCCATTGCCAACCGCAGCCTTGACGGCGCGCAACGCCTCGCCGCTACGGTCGCCGGCCGAGCGGTCGAACTGGATCGGGACACGCTGGTTGCCGAAGTGGCGGACGCGGACCTGATCGTCTCCTGCACCGGAGCCAGGGGCACAATCATCGGGGCCGACTCAGTCGCCGCTGCTCGCGAACTGCGCACGACGCGCGACCTTCGCACGACCCGGTCGGTGCAGCGAGGGGATGCGCATGCCCGGCGCCGGCAGTTCTTTGTCGACCTGGCGCTTCCTCGCGATATCGCCCCCGAAGTTGGCGACATCGACGACGTCAGGCTGGTGGGGCTTGAGGAGCTCAGCCGGATTTTCGCCGCCGGTCCGCATCACGATGCCGCCGACGTCACGAATGCGATTGCCGCGGTTCGCGCCATCATCGCGAGTGAGACCGCAAAGCTGATCAGCAAGCGGCGCGCCAATTCGGTTGCGCCGACGGTGATAGCGCTGCGCGGCCGGGCAAAGGCTGTCCGCGACAAGGAGTTCGCGCGGCTTGCTGCCCGTCTCGGCCCGGACGTTGATGCGAGAGTTCTCGACGAGGTGCGCAAGAGCATGCACCGGCTGGCCGACAAGCTGATGCACACGCCGACGGTCCGGGTGAAGGAACTCGCCGCGGAACCTGGTGGTGGGAGCTACGCCGATGCACTCCGGGCGCTTTTCGACCTCTCGATCGATGCCACCGGTCCGCTAGACGTACTGCCGTTACCGGGCACCGTGTTCGACAGCGAGCAGCTGCAGCATTTGCCAGGCAACATTTCGATTCAGGAGAAGTCATGA
- a CDS encoding redox-sensing transcriptional repressor Rex, whose translation MAKPGTDKDGTVFDAERGIPDATVARLPVYLRALSTLAEDGVITVSSEDLAEVAGVNSSKLRKDLSYLGSYGTRGVGYEVKVLVEQISENLGLSQDWNVAIFGAGNLGTALAQYSGFASRGFTVVAMFDADEAIVGTTVSGVLVRSIDDLETVIDQTGAHLAVLAVPGPVAQEICDRAVAAGIRGILNFAPSVLQVPDWVQLRKVDLSIELQILAFHAQRAAADELVMAKELS comes from the coding sequence ATCGCCAAGCCAGGCACCGATAAGGATGGAACCGTTTTTGATGCCGAGCGTGGCATTCCGGACGCCACCGTCGCGAGGCTTCCGGTCTATTTGCGAGCGCTCAGCACACTTGCGGAAGACGGCGTGATCACTGTGTCCTCCGAAGACCTCGCTGAGGTCGCCGGCGTGAACTCGTCCAAGCTGCGCAAGGACCTCTCGTATCTCGGCTCCTACGGAACCCGGGGCGTCGGATACGAGGTCAAGGTCCTGGTTGAGCAGATCTCGGAAAACCTCGGTTTGAGCCAGGACTGGAACGTCGCCATCTTCGGTGCCGGAAACCTCGGAACCGCCCTCGCGCAGTACTCCGGCTTCGCCTCAAGGGGCTTCACAGTTGTCGCCATGTTCGACGCCGACGAGGCAATCGTCGGAACGACCGTCTCCGGCGTCCTGGTGCGCAGCATCGATGACCTCGAAACAGTTATCGATCAAACCGGGGCACACCTTGCGGTGCTGGCCGTTCCCGGCCCGGTAGCGCAGGAAATCTGCGATCGGGCGGTTGCTGCCGGTATCCGCGGAATTCTTAATTTCGCCCCGAGCGTGCTGCAGGTGCCTGACTGGGTCCAGTTGCGAAAAGTCGACCTGTCGATCGAACTCCAGATTCTCGCCTTTCACGCGCAACGTGCCGCGGCCGACGAACTGGTCATGGCCAAGGAGTTGTCCTAG
- a CDS encoding glutaredoxin family protein, producing MSEVLLVSRANCHLCDEARPIVQAVARETGHHFAEVDVDQDAQLRSKYSDEVPVVLIDGVQHAFWRVDADRLRKALAPESGSS from the coding sequence ATGAGTGAGGTTCTTTTAGTTTCCCGCGCCAACTGCCACCTCTGCGACGAGGCGCGGCCGATCGTGCAGGCGGTGGCACGGGAGACCGGTCACCACTTTGCTGAGGTCGACGTCGACCAGGATGCCCAGCTGCGGTCGAAGTATTCGGACGAGGTGCCGGTGGTGCTGATCGACGGTGTCCAGCACGCGTTTTGGCGAGTGGACGCCGACCGGTTGCGAAAGGCGCTGGCGCCGGAGTCCGGATCTTCCTGA
- a CDS encoding HAD family hydrolase, whose amino-acid sequence MPISEVGGQGSTPAAAEPSTAAAFFDVDNTFMRGASLFHLARGMRQRRLLSYRDLAQFAWQQVKFIARGEHTVNLEEVRQRALSFVAGYTVADIRQIGEEVYDEFMDSKIWPGTKQLSADHLNNDQQVWLVTATPVEIAEVIAARLGVTGGLGTVAEHVDGVYTGQLTGQVLHGEAKAAAVQALAAEHGFDLSISYAYSDSANDIPMLSLVGNPFAINPDLKLRIYAEAHGWEVRDFRTAGRNTKRAIQGFAGAGALYGGWRAWRRLRGRRSIGQFEQE is encoded by the coding sequence ATGCCGATTTCCGAGGTCGGAGGACAGGGCTCCACCCCGGCAGCGGCCGAGCCCTCTACCGCCGCAGCATTTTTCGACGTTGACAACACTTTCATGCGTGGGGCCAGTCTCTTCCATCTCGCCCGCGGAATGCGGCAACGGCGACTGCTGAGCTACCGGGACTTGGCCCAGTTCGCCTGGCAGCAGGTGAAATTCATCGCCCGCGGCGAGCACACCGTCAACCTCGAGGAGGTCCGCCAGCGAGCGCTCTCATTCGTGGCCGGATACACGGTCGCCGACATCAGGCAGATCGGCGAAGAGGTGTACGACGAGTTCATGGATTCAAAAATCTGGCCCGGTACGAAGCAGTTGTCGGCAGATCACTTGAACAATGACCAACAGGTATGGCTTGTGACAGCAACGCCGGTCGAGATCGCCGAAGTGATCGCGGCCCGATTAGGGGTGACCGGTGGACTGGGCACAGTTGCTGAGCACGTCGACGGCGTCTACACCGGGCAGCTGACCGGACAGGTACTGCACGGGGAAGCGAAGGCCGCAGCCGTGCAGGCGCTTGCCGCAGAGCATGGCTTCGACCTTTCGATCAGCTACGCATACAGCGATTCGGCCAACGACATTCCGATGCTTTCCCTGGTTGGCAACCCCTTCGCGATCAATCCGGACCTCAAGCTGCGCATCTACGCGGAAGCACACGGCTGGGAGGTCAGGGATTTCCGCACCGCCGGCCGGAACACAAAGCGGGCGATCCAGGGCTTCGCCGGCGCCGGGGCACTCTACGGCGGATGGCGCGCCTGGCGACGACTGCGCGGTCGCCGCTCGATCGGCCAGTTCGAGCAAGAGTAG
- a CDS encoding 30S ribosomal protein bS22: MGSVIKKRRKRMAKKKHRKLLRKTRHQRRNKK; encoded by the coding sequence GTGGGTTCAGTAATTAAGAAGCGTCGCAAGCGGATGGCTAAGAAGAAGCACCGTAAACTGCTGCGGAAGACGCGCCACCAGCGCCGCAACAAGAAGTGA
- a CDS encoding helix-turn-helix domain-containing protein — protein sequence MQFLTVAEVAAMMRVSKMTVYRLVHAGELPAVRFGRSYRVPEDAVQKYLQSAYIDPGQSQGSAG from the coding sequence ATGCAGTTCCTCACCGTGGCCGAGGTCGCCGCGATGATGCGTGTCTCAAAGATGACCGTGTATCGCCTGGTGCATGCCGGGGAGTTACCGGCCGTCCGTTTCGGGCGCTCGTACCGGGTGCCTGAAGATGCCGTGCAGAAGTACCTTCAGTCGGCCTATATCGACCCCGGGCAGAGCCAGGGATCGGCAGGGTAG
- a CDS encoding acetoin utilization protein AcuC produces MVEQQMPLYIVWDKVFGQYNFGPTHPMHPLRLDLTARLCEDFGLFDLRNVTVHSASVATDELLETVHSSEYISAIRAAESTSSVDDAVRIRYGVGTDDVPRFDHIHEASARIVQGSVQAAQAIVSGEAVHAVNFSGGMHHARRDKASGFCVYNDVAAAITHLLDSGVQKVAYIDIDAHHGDGTESIFWDDPRVLTISLHETGRMLFPGTGFADEIGGSSAEASAVNVALPPRTSDSDWLRAFDAIVPPLIGAFEPEVIVSQHGCDGHLHDPLTHLRLSVDALRQAAIMIDELAAAHCGNRWLAVGGGGYDLLDAVPRSWAHLVAIAAGKPIAVTAQTPESWRDYVHERSQRDAPRLMGDEVELWWRSWKVGFDPNNELDRAVMATKKSVFPFHGLDPYFD; encoded by the coding sequence ATGGTCGAGCAACAAATGCCGCTTTACATTGTCTGGGACAAGGTATTCGGGCAGTACAACTTCGGGCCCACGCACCCCATGCATCCGCTGCGCCTCGACCTTACAGCGCGGTTGTGCGAGGATTTCGGCCTCTTCGACCTGCGAAACGTCACAGTGCACTCTGCCTCGGTCGCGACCGACGAGCTGCTCGAGACTGTACACAGCAGCGAGTACATTTCCGCCATCCGTGCTGCCGAGAGCACCAGCAGCGTCGATGACGCCGTCCGGATCCGGTATGGCGTCGGAACTGATGACGTGCCGCGATTCGACCACATTCACGAAGCATCCGCCCGGATCGTGCAGGGCAGCGTGCAGGCTGCCCAGGCGATCGTCTCGGGGGAGGCGGTGCACGCAGTGAACTTCAGCGGCGGCATGCACCACGCCAGGCGGGACAAGGCCAGCGGTTTTTGCGTATACAACGATGTTGCCGCGGCGATCACGCATCTGCTCGACTCCGGTGTGCAGAAGGTCGCCTACATCGATATCGACGCTCATCACGGCGACGGGACAGAGTCGATTTTCTGGGACGACCCAAGGGTGCTCACGATTTCTCTGCACGAAACCGGACGGATGCTGTTCCCAGGCACCGGCTTCGCCGATGAAATCGGCGGCAGCTCCGCCGAGGCCAGCGCGGTCAACGTTGCCCTCCCGCCACGTACCTCCGACAGTGATTGGCTGAGGGCGTTCGACGCCATTGTTCCACCGTTGATCGGTGCGTTCGAGCCCGAGGTGATCGTGAGTCAGCATGGCTGTGACGGCCACCTGCATGATCCGCTGACCCACCTGAGGCTCAGCGTCGATGCCCTCCGGCAGGCCGCGATCATGATCGATGAGCTCGCAGCCGCGCATTGCGGCAACCGGTGGCTGGCGGTTGGCGGTGGCGGGTATGACCTTCTGGACGCCGTGCCACGGAGCTGGGCCCACCTCGTGGCGATAGCCGCCGGCAAGCCGATCGCGGTTACGGCCCAGACACCGGAAAGCTGGCGTGATTACGTTCATGAGCGCTCCCAGCGGGATGCCCCACGGCTGATGGGTGACGAGGTCGAGCTCTGGTGGCGTTCCTGGAAAGTGGGCTTCGACCCGAACAATGAACTGGATCGGGCGGTGATGGCGACTAAAAAGAGCGTCTTCCCGTTTCACGGGCTCGACCCGTACTTTGATTAA
- a CDS encoding TrkH family potassium uptake protein, with protein MATRPGADGQPALLRRTVLAPVTAVRDFVDDVAKSSPARLALVTFTAVVLVFVGLLMLPISTRSGEMAELSHAVFVAVSAVCVTGLTPVVTEEYWSAFGVSVITLAIQLGGLGILTLASIMGLAVSRRLGLRQRLIAAQETKALRLGEVGSLLRAVALASLISEAVLALAMFPRFIIRGEAVGDAAWHSVFYSISAFNNAGFTIHPGGAAAFADDPWILIPLMIGVFVGALGFPVILTVALHLWSPKSWDLHTKLTLVTSAALVVLGALAIGAFEWNNPKTLGDDAAGQTVLETIFAAVMPRSGGFATMDLSEMHQSSHVVLDMLMFIGGGSASTAGGIKVTTLAVMFLAAFAEARGLEHVEVFGRRIPPATLRLGVSVTLAGATIVSVATITLLNLSELPLDLVLFEVISAFATCGLTSGVTEQLPPSGLYVLSVVMFLGRIGTITLAAALALRERQRLYRYPEERPIVG; from the coding sequence ATGGCCACACGACCTGGCGCCGACGGTCAGCCAGCCTTGCTTCGTCGTACCGTTTTGGCACCGGTCACCGCTGTGCGCGACTTCGTCGACGACGTCGCCAAGAGTTCACCGGCCCGGCTGGCCCTGGTGACGTTCACCGCCGTCGTACTTGTATTCGTCGGCCTGTTGATGTTGCCGATATCGACCCGCTCGGGCGAAATGGCGGAACTTTCCCATGCAGTGTTCGTCGCCGTGTCAGCGGTCTGCGTGACAGGGCTGACGCCTGTGGTTACCGAGGAATACTGGTCTGCTTTCGGTGTTTCCGTCATCACCCTCGCCATCCAGCTCGGCGGACTGGGAATCCTCACCCTTGCCTCGATCATGGGCCTGGCCGTTTCCAGGAGGCTGGGCCTGCGACAGCGTCTGATCGCCGCGCAGGAGACCAAGGCACTCCGGCTCGGCGAGGTCGGCAGCCTGCTCCGTGCTGTTGCCCTGGCGTCGTTGATCTCCGAGGCAGTTCTGGCGCTGGCGATGTTTCCACGATTCATCATCCGTGGCGAAGCGGTCGGTGACGCTGCCTGGCACAGCGTCTTTTACTCGATATCCGCCTTCAACAACGCGGGATTCACCATTCACCCCGGCGGTGCTGCCGCGTTCGCCGACGACCCATGGATTCTGATTCCGCTGATGATCGGGGTTTTCGTTGGCGCGCTCGGCTTCCCGGTGATCCTCACTGTCGCGCTTCACCTGTGGTCGCCGAAGTCCTGGGATCTGCATACCAAGCTCACCTTGGTGACCTCTGCGGCGCTCGTCGTTCTGGGCGCCCTGGCTATCGGCGCCTTCGAATGGAACAACCCCAAGACACTTGGCGATGACGCTGCGGGACAGACAGTACTGGAGACCATCTTCGCGGCCGTTATGCCCCGTTCCGGTGGCTTCGCCACGATGGACCTGTCAGAGATGCATCAGTCATCACACGTCGTTCTCGACATGCTGATGTTCATCGGCGGCGGTTCGGCGTCCACTGCGGGCGGCATCAAGGTCACCACGCTTGCCGTGATGTTCCTCGCCGCATTTGCTGAGGCCCGCGGCCTGGAGCACGTCGAGGTGTTCGGCCGCCGGATACCTCCGGCCACCCTGCGACTTGGCGTCTCTGTCACGCTGGCGGGCGCGACGATCGTCTCCGTCGCGACGATCACCTTGCTCAATCTGTCGGAGCTACCGCTGGATCTCGTCCTGTTCGAGGTCATTTCCGCGTTCGCAACCTGCGGGCTGACCTCAGGAGTCACCGAGCAGCTCCCGCCATCCGGGCTCTACGTGCTCTCCGTCGTGATGTTCCTCGGCAGAATCGGTACGATTACGCTGGCCGCCGCGCTCGCACTGCGAGAGCGGCAGCGGCTGTATCGCTACCCGGAAGAAAGGCCAATCGTTGGCTAA
- a CDS encoding potassium channel family protein — MAKSDTSHTPVLVIGLGRFGSATAARLSQLGREVLAIERDAQMVQDWSGRLTHVVEADATNIEALRQAGAGEFSVAVVGIGTSIEASVLTTANLVDLGIEQIWAKAISQSHGKILSRIGAHHVLYPETDAGNRVAHLVSSRMLDYIEFDEGFFGVVKMRPPREVQGFSLRESAIRKKYGVTVVGIKTPGQDFTYATPETQINAQDMLIVAGHVDLLNRFASRP; from the coding sequence TTGGCTAAATCGGATACATCGCACACACCCGTGCTCGTGATCGGCCTCGGCCGATTCGGCTCGGCGACCGCCGCACGGCTGAGCCAGCTCGGGCGGGAGGTGCTTGCCATCGAGCGGGACGCCCAGATGGTGCAGGACTGGTCCGGACGGCTTACCCACGTTGTTGAGGCAGACGCCACGAACATCGAAGCACTGCGGCAGGCCGGGGCGGGCGAATTCAGCGTCGCGGTGGTCGGCATCGGCACATCGATCGAGGCTAGCGTGCTGACCACGGCGAACCTGGTGGACCTTGGCATCGAACAGATCTGGGCCAAGGCGATCAGTCAGTCGCACGGCAAGATCCTCAGCCGGATCGGCGCCCATCATGTGCTTTACCCGGAGACTGACGCGGGCAATCGGGTCGCCCACCTGGTGTCCAGCCGGATGCTCGACTACATCGAGTTCGACGAGGGCTTCTTCGGCGTGGTGAAAATGCGTCCACCAAGGGAAGTGCAGGGTTTCAGCCTGCGCGAATCGGCAATTCGCAAAAAGTACGGCGTCACGGTTGTCGGCATCAAGACACCCGGACAGGACTTCACCTACGCAACACCGGAGACTCAGATCAACGCGCAGGACATGCTGATCGTCGCCGGCCACGTGGATCTGCTGAATCGGTTCGCGTCCCGGCCCTGA
- the proC gene encoding pyrroline-5-carboxylate reductase, with product MTDPTVAVLGVGSMGEALLSGILRAGLPAGSVTATVRSPDRASELRQRTGVTVLDTSADAAANQSAAREADIVILAVKPHGILDLASEISDAVTRDCVVISVAAGITTSAIETRLPGAAVVRAMPNTPSLVGAGVVAIAAGESADQDALDRAAAILAGAGMTRQVREDQLDAVTAISGSGPAYFFLLAEALVDAGQQLGLDPETAKALVVGTAAGAGALMEQTGKDPAQLREQVTSPGGTTKAALDVFEEHGLREIALAAAQAAARRSAELSS from the coding sequence ATGACTGATCCAACCGTTGCCGTACTCGGCGTAGGCTCGATGGGCGAGGCGCTGCTCAGTGGGATTCTCCGGGCCGGGCTGCCGGCCGGTAGCGTCACAGCCACCGTGCGAAGCCCTGATCGCGCCAGCGAACTGCGTCAGCGCACCGGCGTGACTGTGCTCGATACCTCAGCGGATGCCGCTGCCAATCAGAGCGCTGCCCGCGAGGCGGATATCGTGATTCTGGCGGTTAAGCCGCACGGAATCCTTGACCTTGCGTCCGAGATCTCCGACGCGGTCACTCGGGACTGCGTTGTGATCAGCGTGGCAGCCGGCATCACCACGTCCGCCATCGAAACACGACTGCCGGGTGCGGCAGTGGTGCGGGCGATGCCGAACACGCCTTCGCTTGTAGGTGCGGGCGTTGTTGCGATCGCCGCGGGGGAGTCCGCCGACCAGGATGCGCTCGATCGTGCTGCCGCCATCCTGGCCGGTGCCGGAATGACCCGTCAGGTCCGGGAGGATCAGCTTGACGCGGTGACGGCGATCTCCGGGTCTGGACCGGCGTACTTCTTCCTGCTCGCGGAAGCACTGGTCGATGCAGGGCAGCAGCTGGGCCTCGATCCGGAGACGGCGAAGGCGCTTGTGGTGGGCACAGCAGCGGGCGCCGGAGCCCTGATGGAGCAGACGGGCAAGGATCCCGCGCAGCTGCGCGAACAGGTCACCAGCCCGGGCGGAACCACGAAGGCGGCGCTGGACGTGTTTGAGGAACATGGCCTTCGCGAAATCGCGCTGGCGGCCGCACAGGCGGCTGCGCGGCGATCCGCCGAACTTTCCAGCTAG